In Toxoplasma gondii ME49 chromosome X, whole genome shotgun sequence, a single genomic region encodes these proteins:
- a CDS encoding hypothetical protein (encoded by transcript TGME49_214910) — protein MRGACRRKAFSGPRAPSASSFSSFSSSLFPSFSACSFSPVLRRSSASFIASLPVSPHRSLTGRSSVYSFSVSRRSSAPLFPDSLPSALTPRSPASLPPSSPVRSSPGVSFQPPAATEVPRLPSPHSSSSSRSLSSRVRTQESFRDLLSRLEAEGARETEEERTTSPPAGRHPASGQVSPRSSPGSSFEAPGSSDSAAPLTQRELLWKLLQSFSAYYDRHFIYPGCSPSSSVHQTSSSSSSSSFASSSASSSSSESSTCPRPSGTSEAEPPGGGSASPRPVSFAEAFASVSVALGLLGFQVLLAVSSIWASDILPASSKNEEEAREAAETLVRFRLFFSSAANQVSFFSLFSSDRLGAVGLPSDSPPVSLSSLCGDVWRLVAPALFPADVTPAASVVKVTCLLLSTALLQRAVGAKATLAGLGLSAAASSFVSLLAYHCFSDGSLHVSGTNGPLFFTSALLVALPGLRGGPVSVEPGAASVDPKGPGVSTPHGGGAARQGDTGDGKGKRPVGRDKKILSVLPRVPIAATALAVPVFFELALKAPAALSTVLLHSAADGGDRQGKSGEEKTEKRTESGTEPHREDETSTAGGGAEKNQSDASGEGRRAAGQTETQETRCRRDEAVKVTVIASPPDTETSVGGARLSSPLPPDSLSPAGSSIPPQLSIGDLQRKVLFEAALASGVAAALERQKERGETVSRDLRRLRIEAEAAAEEWERQWTALEFRDLRVLGDLFVFLLTVFGVRCGRAFSR, from the exons atgaggggtgcatgcagaaggaagGCTTTTTCTGGGCCTCGAGCACCTTCcgcttcgtccttctcttccttctcttcctcactcttcccttccttctcggcttGCTCATTCTCACCTGTCCTTCGCcggtcttctgcctccttcatcgcttcgcttccagtgtctcctcatCGTTCGCTGACAGGACGTTCTTCTGTATACTCGTTTTCAGTGTCTCGACGCTCCTCGGCTCCCCTCTTTCCGGACTCTCTACCCTCTGCGCTCACGCCGCGTTCcccggcttctctccctccttcttcccctgtgAGGTCCTCGCCTGGCGTTTCCTTTCAGCCTCCTGCAGCCACAGAGGTGCCTCGACTTCCTTCCccccactcttcttcttcttctcgctctctttcttctcgcgtgcGAACCCAGGAGTCTTTTCGCGACCTTCTGAGTCGTCTGGAAGCCGAAGGggcgcgagagacggaggaggaaAGGACAACCAGCCCCCCAGCGGGGAGACATCCAGCGTCCGgccaagtgtctcctcgcagTTCGCCAGGCTCCTCTTTCGAAGCTCCTGGGTCGTCGGACTCTGCAGCTCCTTtgacgcagagagagcttCTTTGgaag cttcttcagtCTTTTTCGGCGTACTATGACCGCCATTTCATCTACCCCGGCTGCTCCCCCTCTTCGTCCGTCCACcagacttcttcttcctcttcttcctcttcttttgcttcttcttctgcttcttcttcttcttcggagtCTTCAACTTGTCCTCGGCCTTCAGGTACGAGTGAAGCCGAGCCTCCTGGCGGCGGGTCTGCCTCTCCGCGCCCTGTTTCTTTTGCAGAGGCGTTTGCGTCTGTGTCGGTCGCTTTAGGCCTTTTGGGGTTTCAAGTGCTGCTGGCCGTTTCGAGTATCTGGGCGTCTGATATTCTGCCGGCGTCGtcgaagaacgaggaggaggcgcgcgaggCCGCGGAAACTCTCGTGCGCTTCCGgctgttcttctcgtctgcagcCAACCAGgtatccttcttctctctcttttcgtctgaCAGACTCGGCGCGGTCGGTCTGCCTTCCGACTCGCCtccggtttctctctcctctctttgcgGCGACGTCTGGCGCCTCGTCGCCCCTGCCCTCTTCCCCGCAGATGTGACGCCTGCGGCATCTGTGGTGAAAGTgacttgtctccttctttcgaCCGCTCTGTTGCAGCGCGCGGTCGGCGCCAAAGCCACGCTTGCGGGGCTTGGCCTCTCTGCcgcagcttcttcgtttgtgtctcttctcgcttaCCACTGTTTCAGTGACGGTTCTCTCCATGTCTCGGGGACGAATGGGCCGCTGTTCTTCACTTCGGCGCTGCTGGTGGCTCTGCCGGGGCTCCGCGGCGGTCCCGTCTCGGTGGAGCCCGGCGCCGCATCTGTGGATCCCAAGGGCCCGGGCGTCTCCACCCCACACGGAGGCGGGGCCGCGCGAcaaggagacactggagacgGAAAGGGCAAGCGACCTGtgggaagagacaagaagatcTTGAGTGTTCTGCCCAGAGTCCCCATTGCAGCAACGGCGCTCGCAGTGCCTGTGTTCTTCGAGCTCGCCCTGAAAGCTCCAGCCGCACTTTCGACTGTCCTCCTCCACAGCGCtgcagacggaggagacagacaaggaaagagtggagaggagaagacagagaaacgaacggaAAGCGGGACAGAACcccacagagaagacgagacgagCACCGCGGGGGGCGGAGCCGAGAAAAACCAAAGTGACGCTTCTGGGGAGGGCCGACGGGCCGCgggacagacggagacacaggagacacgGTGTCGGCGAGATGAAGCTGTGAAGGTGACAGTCATTGCCAGTCCTCCGGATACGGAGACATCCGTGGGTGGTGCTCGTCTGTCGAGCCCTTTGCCTCCGgactcgctgtctcctgctggCTCTTCCATCCCGCCCCAGTTGAGTATTGGAGATCTCCAAAGAAAAGTCTTGTTTGAGGCAGCCTTGGCATCCGGAGTTGCTGCCGCCCtcgagcgacagaaagagcgaggagaaactgTCTCCAGAGATCTCCGCCGATTACGCATCGAAGCCGAG GCGGCTGCGGAAGAATGGGAACGGCAGTGGACGGCCCTGGAGTTCCGGGACTTGCGGGTCCTCGGCGATttgtttgtgtttctcctCACTGTCTTTGGAGTTCGATGTGGTCGGGCTTTCTCGCGTTAG
- a CDS encoding hypothetical protein (encoded by transcript TGME49_214900~Predicted trans-membrane domain (TMHMM2.0):68-91) — protein sequence MGEPRHVRRTKDGDVVALSLFLHESVAKKQGRKEQENSFPHNAALRSSLRAPRLHHSFQAPRNSPPISLSLQVCLFLCVLSVLSSLPLVFASSRRTPLTGATPEFSESEATQRLPTLEPRDSEARNSGLHARRLSPPPDETSGDTNAVVGEPRSAAGEKGVEEIASLQNGARRDEGEGEPSEESASLINSGSLASSSHPRNGPSPEEESRGDIRTRETTGGPEEAQLAVRHLRETALKAPSRPQSDGVEAESRLQVNRVAKGRRPPGDADEAPASSTPVAGPDPVLLSLGSETALGASVPGHHESALRVSAPSSGGFSAIDAVTLLERKVAGSEREGVTGETPAPLQGPQSKREHEVQGVREPKEIGGLAGKKETQRTQVHAEAKKPAEKQKEKDRGKATAGKRAPEKEKLLRVRSEASHLSRLFRWPSRGAATQTPPSAPGAPRGATQASSGDNTAGKRNDRALNDGKEGHSSGKHGGRLNVERRRHSAPPASFSSPASKRRAAPQASGAVGASASASASGGSGNGETSAERGEISVTSLKRHLRQAFAFSSPNKSRKDWKRENSATESGDSRENRADKAKRVRKQEGKKKSLENPSEKSAGKSRRRNRERRLQTQRRRQQRLPVNQLGDRDDPTEFASYLSPTSSSRKARGPGGGRNGRQHVGHIAVEEEGRVSLPASPVASSSLPDPSTGPRRRRRGAGQRDFRYGGRERAVRRRKTPERSPTSVGSGEATPPVSSGIDPLVPGLEGTISRPTSENKAQPVTPTASRRRRRYAYRGPGKRPPTVQMERGNDAGAARDEGDKREEAETLWGGKDLIGKGVASLTEIQENPTQGETPSLPDSRPRSPQSDRGGDRSKHGLKADRSGSRGHLSHAPSPSRGLERGNSTALQSNGAEVEGSRIAAKREGGAHDPLTKSSRIEETEAEDEQVREKKKRGGMRSGRNRDKKDKKEGAGDVIADRGEQASDNSDDGPGDHFWGPPGDGVAYLFSPENRKRLCHSLYQQPDYAEMFVVLFLLHLRWPSYTQQEGGTSFFFKTLQAYTASLVDGQSPANFFSLLRDCPLHEISNQVISSLTPRIQSRTDLQALAEEMIRTKPPFFAYSLAYTAPASKTLRTSWGFFATLVVVWEVFATGVLREDLFGLSSAELNKLQKNDPFFWAALAEGLLDVWSMQRAVNTSLLWTYMTVSSLIDTGPTSRVQNSVGILLLEDMGSSFGAFSASSPFVSPEAASKPQNAPRSSAEPSNEAGCSLLSMPDLSGPAALRALQEVVEKAIRKKLEQAVDKRVAPVAGCRRLSNCLGNVCEEDPVQGGPERGRPMASPSPFIQYSSCETLWRRVASHLPFIQVTGFYMRRSADPRRFFPPAGTATHNGVASSRRGSSSSFPPSSLSFSSSSSSSTSYAAPFPSNHLSFVSPFSSSPSPPSYSYSSSSPVSSSLAEERGLEVGDFGSEVPQAILQKMKADLPAGGILVQLSLVDAWGSHWYGRESQESVETGDKPEAEASNEDATAAPENCPEPLECSSGSSSPRCATPVYVPATTAMELFRVDLSVDPSLESVPGRVSALAVEVIGIDSIDVFEQGTDPRRDPDVHVYLSVPEVEFYGEQEVRDEIYTLISGQPSDWVAAAMRTISWDRVQVLGTARWTGLPPSAGATPGVEKRDHARSSEEPRETWKRRADTADSATSPVSEGQEQARYVSRQLGAGKRAGENGEEKVPDRQGAGLQGRGSAGRSEGGVSGPGRDPVGTLTSGKETRSGDQETATETDVEAEKKQRLKCAFGRLEKTRGFGKRYESTRTDSSTEASPSLPKTGARVRSSSSSSKWKNGRDARRADGADAAPLYGSDEVLAFGWQPGHLIVHVLIEGLAVRYKTARREASADDLILEMTAEEAKLRLTRRIRGRDTRVVHVHLDHRNIELADVQTPTDYPRSDEEEEGVPITTAVLSNVFLAVFMILVLTCLHLVHKQKKGPFWLLCCCGGEFPWLAKKKRESKLHEQTGMRSERSLETTAPGTPCPPKAASYGDEEGTAEAEPIAHAFEAAEADLSTYGASQHSSMLLGSPAVSPRESLFSGRDPEVDEESVETDRSRAEPSTLSPVSPLRIARLRASPFSNSPTWHAGDCDSRRAPDNTQRERDQDDAGPRAVRFRRTSLFGSETAGPLGSMFSSADIPRVWDAWAPGAGPGGMVAFESPRRAVLRRCVSAIEREDSTYSASVDLSSLRSSSSSSVEIYDSTPSLRRSASCRTASRRFSIRESLPSVHLRWNYFSPKPSSPISADSSAESEGAAPGRRTKR from the exons atgGGAGAACCAAGGCATGTGAGAAGAACAAAGGACGGAGACGTGGTAGCGTTgtccctctttctccacgagtccgtcgcgaagaagcaaggcagaaaagaacaagagaacTCTTTTCCGCACAATGCCGCCCTCAGAAGTTCGCTGCGTGCGCCAAGACTCCACCACTCCTTTCAGGCGCCCCGAAACTCTCCAcccatctctctgtctctccaggtgtgtctcttcctctgcgtgcTTTCTGTGCTTTCTAGCCTCCCTCTTGTCTTCGCCTCGTCTCGACGCACCCCCCTCACTGGAGCCACTCCTGAGTTCAGCGAGTCTGAAGCGACCCAGAGACTTCCAACTCTTGAACCCCGCGACTCAGAGGCCCGCAACTcgggactgcatgcgaggaGACTGTCTCCACCGCCTGACGAGACTTCAGGTGACACCAACGCGGTCGTCGGGGAACCCCGCAGTGCTGCAGGCGAGAAGGGTGTAGAAGAGATAGCGAGTCTTCAAAATGGCGCTCGACGCGACGAGGGCGAGGGGGAACCCTCTGAGGAATCTGCGTCTCTGATAAACTCCGGTTCtcttgcttcgtcttcccacCCAAGGAACGGGCCTTCACCCGAGGAAGAAAGTCGAGGGGACATACGGACTCGCGAGACGACAGGCGGTCCAGAAGAGGCACAACTCGCCGTACGGCATTTACGAGAAACAGCGCTGAAGGCGCCGTCGCGTCCACAGTCGGATGGCGTTGAAGCGGAAAGCCGCTTGCAAGTGAATCGCGTTGCCAAAGGGAGACGCCCGCCTGGCGACGCGGACGAAGCCCCAGCTTCTTCCACACCTGTGGCCGGCCCAGACCCTGTCTTGTTGAGTTTGGGGAGTGAGACGGCTCTCGGAGCCTCTGTTCCGGGTCACCATGAGTCTGCCCTCCGTGTCTCTGCGCCCTCGTCTGGTGGCTTCTCAGCAATCGATGCTGTGACTCTtctggagaggaaggtggcggggagcgagagagaaggcgtaACTGGGGAGACCCCCGCGCCCCTCCAGGGGCCTCAGTCGAAGAGGGAACACGAGGTCCAGGGGGTCAGAGAGCCGAAGGAGATAGGTGGACTcgcggggaagaaggagacgcaacGTACCCAGGTTCacgcggaggcgaagaaaccagccgagaaacagaaggagaaagacagagggaaggcTACCGCGGGGAAGAGGGCAccggaaaaggagaagctcCTGAGAGTGCGGTCAGAAGCgtctcatctctctcgactGTTTAGATGGCCGAGCCGTGGCGCTGCAACGCAGACTCCGCCGTCGGCGCCCGGGGCGCCTAGGGGGGCGACACAGGCCAGCTCCGGAGACAACACCGcggggaagaggaacgaTCGCGCTCTGAACGATGGAAAAGAAGGCCATTCGTCCGGAAAACATGGAGGCCGCTTGAACGTGGAGCGGCGACGCCACTCCGCTCCGccggcttccttctcttcaccaGCCTCGAAGCGGCGGGCCGCCCCCCAGGCGTCGGGGGCGGTGGGCGCCAGCGCGTCTGCCTCCGCCTCAGGGGGTTCTGGGAATGGCGAGACGAGtgcggagagaggggagatcTCTGTGACGTCTCTGAAGAGGCACTTAAGGCAGGCGTTTGCGTTCTCTTCGCCGAACAAGAGCAGGAAGGACTGGAAGCGCGAGAACAGTGCGACCGAGtccggagacagcagagagaacagggcgGACAAGGCGAAGCGTGTTCGAAAGCAGGAAGGTAAGAAAAAATCCCTCGAAAATCCCAGCGAGAAGTCGGCAGGCAAGAGCCGCCGCCGCAACCGCGAAAGGAGGCTGCAGACTCAGAGGAGACGCCAGCAACGCCTTCCAGTGAACCAACTGGGCGACCGCGACGACCCCACAGAGTTCGCTTCCTACTTGTCTCCGACTTCGAGTTCGCGGAAGGCTCGAGGCCCTGGCGGGGGGCGAAACGGCAGGCAGCACGTCGGCCACATAGCAGTCGAAGAGGAGGGCCGAGTGAGTCTGCCAGCGTCGCCAGTGGCGTCCTCGAGTCTCCCCGACCCGTCCACAGGCCccaggcgaaggcgccggGGCGCTGGACAGCGAGATTTCAGATATGGCGGTCGAGAGCGCGCTGTGAGGCGCCGGAAAACCCCGGAGAGGTCCCCAACCTCGGTCGGGTCCGGCGAGGCGacgcctcctgtctcctccggcaTTGACCCGCTGGTTCCGGGGCTCGAAGGCACGATCTCGCGCCCCACCAGTGAAAACAAGGCGCAGCCTGTGACACCTACCGCCTCCCGGAGACGACGGCGCTACGCGTATCGAGGGCCGGGCAAGCGACCTCCCACGGTGCAGATGGAGAGGGGCAACGACGCGGGAGCGGCGCGGGACGAGGgggacaagagagaggaggcggagacatTGTGGGGTGGTAAAGACCTCATCGGCAAGGGCGTGGCTTCGCTGACCGAGATACAGGAAAACCCCACACAAGGCGAGACCCCTTCGCTTCCAGACTCGAGGCCTCGCTCGCCGCAGAGCGacaggggaggagacagatcAAAGCATGGATTGAAGGCAGATCGCTCCGGTTCCAGAGGGCACCTCAGTCACGCGCCGTCCCCGTCGAGGGGACTGGAGCGCGGAAATAGTACCGCCCTGCAGTCGAACGGCGCTGAAGTGGAGGGAAGTCGCATCGCGgcaaaaagagaaggcggggCACACGACCCGCTGACGAAGTCGAGCCGcatcgaggagacagaagccgaGGACGAGCAGgtgcgcgagaagaagaaacgcggaggcatgcgaagcggcagaaacagagacaagaaagacaagaaggaaggcgccgGAGACGTCAtagcagacagaggagaacaggCGTCAGACAACAGCGACGACGGACCTGGAGACCATTTCTGGGGCCCCCCGGGAGACG gCGTGGCGTATCTGTTCTCCCCAGAAAACCGCAAGCGGCTCTGCCACTCACTGTACCAACAGCCAGACTACGCGGAAATGTTTGtcgttctgtttctcctccacCTTCGCTGGCCCTCGTACACGCAACAAGAAGGCGGCAcaagtttcttcttcaagacGCTGCAAGCATACACCGCCAGCCTCGTGGACGGTCAAAGCCCCGCGAATTTTTTTTCACTTCTTCGCGACTGTCCGCTCCATGAGATCAGCAACCAGGTG ATATCTTCACTGACACCCCGAATTCAGTCTCGGACAGATCTCCAGGCGCTTGCCGAAGAGATGATTCGCACCAAGCCGCCCTTCTTCGCGTACAGCCTCGCGTACACGGCGCCGGCCAGCAAGACGCTGCGGACTTCTTGGGGCTTCTTTGCCACGTTGGTCGTCGTTTGGGAGGTGTTTGCTACGGGTGTGTTGCGCGAGGATCTGTTCGGTCTGAGCTCTGCTGAACTCAACAAACTCCAAAAAAACGACCCGTTCTTCTGGGCGGCTCTCGCCGAGGGACTCCTCGACGTCTGGTCCATGCAACGCGCCGTCAACACCTCGCTGTTGTGGACTTACATGACGGTCTCCTCGCTAATCGATACCGGACCAACTTCCAG GGTCCAGAACTCTGTGGGGATTCTTCTGCTTGAGGACATGGGAAGCTCTTTCGGAGCCTTTTCCGCATCGTCGCCCTTCGTTTCGCCCGAGGCTGCAAGCAAGCCTCAGAACGCGCCCAGGAGCTCCGCTGAGCCGTCGAACGAAGCTGGTTGCTCGCTGTTGTCGATGCCGGACCTGAGCGGTCCTGCGGCCTTGCGGGCTTTGCAGGAGGTGGTGGAGAAGGCGATTAGAAAGAAACTCGAACAGGCTGTGGACAAGCGCGTGGCGCCAGTGGCAGGTTGCAGGCGTCTGTCGAATTGTTTGGGCAACGTGTGTGAAGAAGACCCAGTCCAAGGGGGGCCCGAGCGAGGCCGGCCCATGGCTTCGCCCTCGCCATTCATTCAGTACAGCTCTTGTGAGACGCTCTGGAGACGAGTGGCGTCGCATCTTCCCTTCATTCAAGTCACCGGGTTCTACATGCGTCGGAGCGCGGACCCGAGAAGGTTCTTCCCGCCGGCCGGGACTGCGACCCATAACGGTGTCGCGTCATCTCGCCGTGGtagctcttcttcctttcctccgtcttccttgtctttttcctcatcttcctcttcttccacgtctTATGCTGCACCGTTTCCCTCCAATCATCTCTCTTTTGTGTCACcattctcctcttcgccctcgCCGCCTTCTTACTCGTactcgtcctcgtctcctgtATCTTCTTCGTTAGCGGAGGAGCGGGGGTTGGAGGTTGGAGACTTTGGCAGCGAGGTTCCGCAGGCGATTCTCCAGAAGATGAAGGCAGATCTGCCAGCTGGGGGGATTCTTGTGCAGCTCTCTCTGGTGGACGCGTGGGGGTCACACTGGTACGGACGAGAATCGCAAGAGTCGGTGGAAACCGGAGATAAGCCTGAAGCTGAGGCGTCAAACGAGGACGCGACGGCTGCCCCAGAAAATTGTCCGGAGCCGCTGGAATGCAGCAGCGGCTCGTCGAGTCCAAGGTGCGCAACGCCAGTTTACGTTCCGGCAACGACTGCGATGGAACTCTTTCGCGTCGATTTGAGTGTAGACCCTTCTCTGGAGAGTGTGCCGGGAcgcgtctccgctctcgctGTCGAGGTGATTGGCATCGACTCCATCGATGTGTTTGAGCAAGGCACAGACCCCCGGCGTGACCCTGACGTCCACGTCTACCTCTCGGTACCGGAGGTCGAGTTCTACGGCGAACAGGAGGTCCGAGACGAAATCTACACGCTCATTTCCGGGCAACCGTCTGACTGGGTTGCGGCAGCCATGAGGACCATCTCCTGGGACAGAGTCCAGGTGTTGGGCACCGCGCGCTGGACGGGGCTCCCGCCCTCGGCAGGGGCAACTCCGGGCGTCGAGAAGCGGGACCACGCGAGGAGCAGCGAGGAGCCAAGAGAGACGTGGAAACGGAGGGCCGACACTGCGGACTCGGCGACGAGCCCAGTGTCTGAAGGTCAAGAGCAAGCGAGATACGTCTCTCGACAACTCGGAGCCGGGAAGCGAGCaggagagaatggagaagaaaaagtccCCGACCGTCAGGGCGCAGGTCTACAGGGACGAGGCTCCGCGGGGCGTTCGGAGGGCGGGGTGTCAGGCCCCGGCCGCGACCCTGTGGGGACCTTGACGTctggaaaggagacacgaagcgGGGACCAAGAGACGGCGACGGAAACCGACGTggaggccgagaagaagcagagactgaAATGCGCCTTTGGCAGACTGGAAAAGACTCGAGGGTTCGGCAAGCGGTACGAGAGCACTCGGACTGACTCCTCGACAGAagcctcgccgtctctccccaAGACAGGCGCGAGGGTCCGcagctcgtcttcttcgtccaaatggaagaacgggagagacgcCAGGCGTGCAGATGGCGCCGATGCCGCGCCGCTTTACGGCTCCGACGAAGTCTTGGCCTTTGGCTGGCAGCCGGGTCATCTGATTGTTCATGTCCTTATTGAAGGCCTTGCGGTCCGGTACAAGACTGCACGACGCGAGGCGTCCGCGGACGATCTGATCCTCGAAATGACTGCGGAGGAAGCAAAACTGCGACTGACAAGGCGAATTCGTGGAAGAGACACTCGGGTGGTTCACGTCCACCTCGACCACAGAAACATCGAG CTTGCAGATGTGCAGACTCCGACGGATTACCCAcgcagcgacgaggaagaagaaggagtcCCCATAACGACCGCGGTGCTGTCGAATgtgtttctcgctgtcttcatGATTCTTGTCCTAACCTGTTTGCATCTGGTacacaaacagaaaaagggGCCGTTCTGGCTGCTGTGTTGCTGCGGCGGGGAATTTCCGTGGCtggcaaagaagaagcgagagtcGAAGCTGCACGAGCAAACTGGAATGCGGTCCGAGAGGTCTTTGGAAACCACCGCGCCTGGGACGCCATGTCCGCCCAAGGCGGCTTCCTACGGGGACGAGGAAGGCACCGCGGAAGCGGAGCCCATCGCGCATGCATTCGAGGCCGCAGAAGCAGATCTGAGCACTTACGGGGCCTCGCAGCATTCCTCGATGCTGCTTGGGTCGCCGGCCGTGTCTCCGCGggagtctctgttttccgGCCGCGACCCCGAAGTAGACGAAGAGTCAGTAGAAACCGATCGCTCGCGCGCGGAGCCGTCGACGCTGTCTCCGGTATCGCCTCTGCGGATTGCTCGGTTGCGGGCCTCGCCGTTCTCCAACTCTCCGACCTGGCATGCAGGGGACTGCGACTCCAGGCGAGCCCCAGACaacacgcagagagagagagaccaagACGACGCGGGCCCGCGCGCCGTACGCTTCCGCCGCACCAGCCTGTTCGgctcggagacagcgggcCCGTTGGGCTCCATGTTCTCGTCTGCCGACATCCCGCGCGTGTGGGACGCCTGGGCCCCAGGCGCGGGACCTGGCGGGATGGTGGCCTTCGAAAGTCCTCGGCGCGCAGTTCTCCGGCGATGCGTCTCTGCTATTGAGCGCGAGGACAGCACCTACTCGGCCTCGGTCGACTTGTCTTCTCTACGCTCTTCATCCTCGTCAAGCGTCGAAATCTACGACTCAACGCCCTCTCTGCGGCGGTCTGCCTCTTGCCGCACCGCCTCCCGTCGCTTCTCGATTCGGGAGTCTCTTCCCAGCGTTCATCTTCGGTGGAACTACTTCTCCCCCAAACCTTCGTCTCCGATCTCAGCTGACTCGAGCGCGGAGTCCGAAGGCGCCGCCCCCGGTCGCAGAACCAAACGGTGA